From Fusarium fujikuroi IMI 58289 draft genome, chromosome FFUJ_chr07, a single genomic window includes:
- a CDS encoding neurofibromin-like protein, which yields MNCDASLVGCLVDRLATRLPHRAGTTGQSLQQDDVLHVTRATLVELGNTSISTVIASLLVLLEDLARPYAAVADHPSHILASELYIVAVIADCCSSHWASLSQDADVEPTLAPPSLDEVLVSRLFDAFKHLLEPIPENCILPAQTLLDQVSTRNVSVTRPESSSVSSDADSSPPSDERFADTLVEMDIHIKTVTEYVTTSSWTAAFDYLRNVIYTIRTSIATQPGVSAPGSTQDAERAALVVLRLLSFFWVDGPKLGQVIQEICSSFLHFRKPYQNTIAVVSPLLIMRWLGRFPREFVQLHQLHKRLDGGADTLFDMAQAATDNGRRKGLFYPLQTTLLFLLPDVFEVASNMREAKSSSMVKKVTFLDGLRKASRNRNEQAAYCLVSLLRAARHFDVESDSALVSYALDVQDEVRDAVFRRLTASEYGLFDQDMMTAAFVSLTHLNLDTSVSGFVESCIASNAPSSFKLATVQGCTYFAQQPYALRYHELFDAAIPFMRTQLETENAKAVNTTGRQGSERTELVCSILQFLDASPARLLDDLSKDGSNNSFFKSFLLCVLSENPAVRKLATGVASRLFQGHLEAYRQFDTGHRFGTKELRDDIWSRSSKVLLALCESVTSKKDDQSLRDLQDYLEARFLLLKNIPELAKVPEDAPDVINASSKLETTLLISLCSASITTCQLVTSCTGLFIQECSIVDKHVESAKTSASVLRNAEVYREISSPAFRFTGLVAFQKRVRGFLRRMQFPTTGIVNAWETAFDRWLHLAKDVSTSTVEIVDGRALAEWRNYSGFLASLGGICTADQAIILEEPALGGLRWIDRVSSEHSEEPLLTRYLRLSIQLLACANVRVREAMRDVLASEVSPTLYYPLFRALESELEVLFTGALAPVEKDQDSEVVFAEQAASLLRALVERLESPSDLGAASSVHLGALTLNFAKFLDGVTDTPNTLRVKIRVCHLCEVVTKRKEHLNLRDDVRIRNQLLEYIFGWIARPRSPQHGPGSRQDDTARVQKDLDKACLKSLADLTFRLPLQPSESHTDAGMSEMKSQMFHTYFNRFLSLLNHEPSELTRTDTNLSVTLREESASNSDLAITILSNLLSANIDVGLKHSLNIGYHDNVEIRTAFVKVLYNILIQGTEFSNLTDSAVSEKYEELLELLTNDLSLAISMAVACPSTEVDELTICLLTVFEQRGMIFELLEALIKQEIEDTENEAEILRRGCVATKMLSVYAKWKGASYIRTTLQKVLERLMLTSKDLDLELDPARVSSTEELQKNALQLRIVAKVFIDDICASSSNIPPAFRKICYTISNAVMPRFPDAKYTAVGAFIFLRFFCPAIVAPEVEGLVSAAPSKEMRRGLLLIAKVIQNLANNVLFGAKEPYMFPLNDFLTQNIYHVTTFLREISVPPNQMEVQGTTESFDFGSCVALHRFLYDHWDHVRQTLISRERKDHGRTSGDVVRGRSPVLEPLRNLIANLGPPPLAVSWNRPQVSSNSPPLYSRFQNFMLRNAFRSTESFLTARAVYDGGESKDGLSIICVILRHIETESIDYDTLMYCYLKIASRLWHRPFGILIDATCYNGRNEPQDDLFKKLELLTPSELSQNLSRIYVYNMNSAFKRCFRRLLRVCTKNENGVFNPKNVEYHLIGSLQDLQAHFHLSQLHLPKETISVVTDTRYVFQPITRLSKSKGKIEVIIKVGSQFVQVTTTKKQEIFAGFRLGTTVNDIFRLGEVDEAPTSIQTEDDSAFGLRADNGKIVMYFTSPKKSDVLQTIRGAKAKHGKDNRAHKSVERLIRPQDVPGTLLNLSLANLSSHDHILRLSSYNLLGALCRAFKFSSASRIVCTKDVSVPLDPTRFVVDISKELALSEPQLTSDFLTEFFVGWESFPDEQKPLSLAYMAPWLPGLRTNILTNELDGEKGRERVAILFRKLIDVTVQDHSLTFALEQSVWPRIIQDEILLEVFLDELLKSAMSYSAHDESLEIIASIVVGIGTVTLRGKILSRLRKALNRSSLRPTKYLPDNAVWSEICVLLRFCLALSFDNGVQSQLFLPEIFHIVTMLANTGTQEVRLLVYRLLVNTVHAVCTSFSLDDTRSSKLRASLDFLCDPRSDIFTAPPTFPRDGASVSTSQDAGPALTATENLASALFEICSVAAPTVDLANTWRSRWMSLVASTAFQNNPAIQPRAFAVMGCLAREEVDDDLLYQVLVALRNSVNRFGEDHNSEMLVSIVTSLSKMMAKLPSASRYGLQLFWLAMSLVRLVPATLFNCTAQFLEAVLANISTSEEFRGDSMASLLLQGRAPLDEAALPLEEMYGIHFEEETFHLAVCACLARGLTDTMTRQITMRVLSSFLEMMTANVEGREKAEMTQTSAYLSLMTARAVENDEFKDSLWSAGINADELGFADGMRKSPDLEGMPDNVVLLITAIELVDFQYVEDSVQRRSLDWLNKLASERPIVVDQL from the exons ATGAATTGCGACGCAAGCCTAGTCGGCTGCCTTGTCGACAGGCTCGCTACCAGA CTTCCCCATCGAGCTGGCACCACTGGCCAGAGCCTACAGCAAGACGATGTCCTCCACGTTACAAGAGCCACCTTGGTCGAGCTAGGAAACACATCCATATCCACAGTCATCGCGTCGCTTCTGGTTCTACTCGAGGACCTTGCTCGCCCTTACGCAGCTGTCGCCGACCACCCCAGCCATATCTTGGCCTCCGAGCTCTACATCGTTGCCGTTATTGCAGACTGCTGTTCTTCCCATTGGGCCTCTCTCTCACAGGACGCAGATGTAGAACCGACCCTGGCTCCTCCTTCGCTAGACGAAGTACTGGTGAGCCGCCTATTCGACGCGTTCAAGCACCTCCTCGAACCAATCCCCGAGAACTGTATACTCCCAGCCCAGACTCTGCTTGACCAAGTCTCGACGCGCAATGTCTCCGTCACTCGCCCCGAAAGCTCTTCTGTCTCCTCCGACGCCGATAGCTCCCCCCCAAGCGATGAGAGGTTTGCAGACAcgttggtggagatggacaTCCACATCAAGACTGTGACCGAGTATGTCACTACTTCCAGTTGGACGGCTGCCTTCGACTATTTAAGGAATGTCATATACACTATTCGAACTAGTATTGCTACGCAACCTGGCGTCTCTGCGCCTGGATCTACTCAAGATGCTGAGAGAGCAGCCCTCGTCGTTCTGCGATTgctctctttcttctggGTTGATGGCCCAAAGCTGGGTCAAGTTATACAAGAGATCTGCTCAAGCTTCCTACACTTTCGAAAGCCTTACCAAAACACCATTGCTGTAGTCTCTCCATTGCTGATCATGAGGTGGCTGGGTCGGTTCCCCCGCGAGTTCGTGCAGCTTCACCAGCTTCACAAGCGACTTGATGGTGGAGCTGATACGCTTTTTGACATGGCACAGGCTGCGACAGATAACGGACGCCGTAAGGGTCTGTTCTACCCTCTCCAAACCACTCTACTTTTCCTTTTGCCGGATGTTTTTGAGGTAGCGAGCAATATGCGCGAAGCAAAGAGCAGCAGCATGGTGAAGAAAGTTACCTTTCTAGATGGGCTGAGAAAAGCTTCGCGCAATCGAAACGAGCAAGCAGCTTACTGTCTAGTTTCTCTGCTCCGTGCTGCCAGACATTTTGATGTTGAAAGCGACTCAGCGCTTGTCAGTTATGCCTTGGATGTTCAGGATGAGGTCCGCGATGCTGTTTTTCGCCGTCTTACCGCATCAGAATACGGACTCTTTGATCAGGACATGATGACCGCAGCCTTTGTGAGCTTGACCCACCTCAATCTCGATACGAGTGTCAGCGGCTTTGTTGAAAGCTGTATCGCTTCAAATGCCCCAAGCAGTTTCAAGTTAGCTACAGTCCAGGGCTGTACATATTTCGCTCAGCAGCCATACGCTCTTAGGTACCACGAACTATTTGATGCAGCAATACCCTTCATGCGGACACAGTTAGAG ACCGAGAATGCCAAGGCTGTTAATACGACGGGTCGACAAGGGAGTGAAAGGACAGAACTTGTTTGCAGCATTCTCCAATTCTTGGATGCATCCCCAGCTCGCTTGTTAGATGATCTGTCAAAAGATGGTTCAAATAatagcttcttcaagtccttCCTTCTTTGCGTATTGTCCGAGAACCCGGCCGTGCGTAAACTTGCCACTGGCGTTGCAAGCCGACTCTTCCAAGGACATCTTGAGGCATACCGCCAATTCGATACTGGGCACCGCTTCGGCACAAAAGAACTTCGTGATGATATCTGGAGTCGAAG CTCCAAGGTTCTGCTTGCTTTATGTGAGTCTGTCACCTCTAAGAAAGATGACCAAAGCTTGCGCGATCTACAAGACTATCTTGAAGCACGATTTCTACTTCTTAAGAACATCCCG GAACTGGCCAAAGTACCAGAAGACGCACCGGATGTCATCAATGCATCTTCCAAGCTTGAGACGACACTTCTTATATCCCTTTGTTCTGCCAGCATTACAACTTGTCAACTAGTGACTTCCTGCACAGGATTGTTCATTCAAGAGTGCTCGATCGTCGACAAACACGTTGAGTCAGCAAAGACTTCGGCATCAGTGCTTCGCAATGCCGAAGTCTACCGCGAGATATCCTCTCCAGCCTTCCGGTTCACTGGACTAGTTGCATTCCAGAAGCGAGTAAGGGGTTTTCTGCGCCGCATGCAGTTCCCAACAACAGGCATCGTAAACGCCTGGGAAACCGCATTCGATCGTTGGCTCCATCTTGCAAAGGAtgtctcaacatcaactgtCGAGATCGTGGATGGAAGAGCGCTGGCTGAGTGGCGAAACTATTCCGGATTCTTGGCATCATTGGGCGGCATTTGCACCGCTGACCAGGCAATCATTCTCGAAGAGCCTGCTCTTGGAGGTCTAAGATGGATCGATCGTGTCTCTTCTGAGCACTCCGAGGAACCACTCCTGACAAGATATCTGAGACTCAGTATTCAGCTTTTAGCTTGTGCCAATGTGAGAGTACGTGAAGCTATGCGAGACGTGCTTGCCAGTGAAGTCTCGCCTACGCTTTACTACCCGCTATTCCGAGCCTTAGAATCTGAATTAGAAGTATTATTCACTGGAGCTCTGGCCCCCGTTGAGAAAGATCAGGATAGTGAGGTGGTATTTGCTGAGCAAGCCGCATCTCTACTTCGGGCTCTTGTGGAAAGACTAGAAAGCCCCTCTGACCTCGGCGCGGCCTCGTCAGTCCATCTAGGTGCACTGACGCTTAACTTTGCGAAGTTCCTGGATGGTGTCACCGATACACCGAATACGCTGAGGGTCAAGATCCGGGTATGCCACCTGTGCGAAGTGGTTACGAAGCGAAAAGAGCACCTGAACTTACGGGACGATGTTCGCATTCGGAATCAACTACTTGAATATATCTTCGGCTGGATTGCTCGCCCTCGCTCGCCTCAGCATGGCCCTGGCTCCCGACAGGATGACACGGCTCGTGTGCAGAAAGATCTTGACAAGGCCTGTTTGAAATCACTGGCCGATTTGACTTTTCGCTTGCCGTTGCAACCCTCCGAAAGCCATACTGATGCTGGGATGAGCGAGATGAAGTCTCAAATGTTTCATACATATTTCAAccgcttcttgtccttgcttAACCATGAGCCATCGGAGCTGACTAGGACTGATACGAATTTGAGTGTCACGCTTCGTGAAGAGTCTGCATCAAACTCAGATTTGGCCATCACCATCCTGTCCAATCTACTTAGTGCTAATATCGACGTTGGCCTCAAACACTCTCTTAATATTGGGTATCACGACAATGTTGAGATCCGCACTGCCTTCGTCAAGGTCCTCTACAACATTCTGATCCAAGGCACTGAGTTTAGCAACCTGACTGACTCGGCTGTGAGTGAGAAGTACGAGGAACTACTTGAGTTACTGACCAATGATCTCTCCCTGGCCATCTCGATGGCCGTTGCTTGCCCCAGCACTGAGGTGGATGAGCTCACTATTTGTCTTCTCACTGTTTTCGAACAACGGGGAATGATCTTTGAGCTTTTGGAGGCACTCATCAAACAAGAGATTGAAGACACCGAGAACGAGGCTGAGATATTACGACGAGGATGTGTTGCAACCAAGATGCTATCAGTCTATGCCAAGTGGAAGGGTGCTTCCTACATTCGAACGACGCTACAAAAGGTCTTGGAACGGCTTATGCTGACATCCAAGGATCTCGATCTAGAGCTTGACCCTGCAAGAGTCAGCTCGACAGAGGAGCTACAGAAGAATGCTCTACAGCTGCGTATTGTGGCCAAGGTTTTCATTGACGACATATGcgcatcttcttccaacatTCCACCCGCCTTCCGAAAGATTTGCTACACCATATCAAATGCAGTCATGCCACGGTTTCCCGATGCCAAGTACACAGCCGTGGgagccttcatcttcctACGATTCTTTTGCCCAGCTATCGTTGCTCCTGAGGTCGAGGGCCTCGTGTCGGCAGCACCATCTAAAGAAATGCGGCGCGGTTTACTTCTTATTGCCAAGGTCATCCAGAACCTCGCCAACAACGTGCTTTTTGGAGCAAAAGAGCCATACATGTTTCCCCTTAATGACTTCTTGACACAGAATATTTATCATGTCACAACGTTTCTTCGCGAGATATCGGTTCCTCCCAACCAGATGGAGGTGCAAGGCACTACGGAATCGTTCGACTTTGGATCCTGTGTTGCGCTGCATCGTTTCCTATACGATCATTGGGACCATGTACGCCAAACGCTTATCTCACGCGAGAGAAAGGATCACGGTAGGACATCTGGGGATGTTGTCCGTGGGAGATCACCAGTCTTGGAACCGCTGAGAAACCTGATTGCGAATCTTGGTCCACCACCGCTTGCTGTTTCGTGGAACAGACCCCAAGTCTCATCTAATAGCCCACCACTATACTCTCGATTTCAGAACTTCATGCTCCGAAATGCCTTTCGAAGTACGGAGTCATTCTTGACGGCACGTGCTGTTTACGATGGTGGCGAAAGCAAG GACGGCTTGTCTATAATCTGCGTCATTTTGCGCCACATTGAGACGGAGAGCATCGACTATGACACATTAATGTATTGCTACCTCAAAATTGCCAGCAGGTTGTGGCACAGGCCCTTTGGCATATTAATCGATGCGACCTGCTATAATGGCCGCAACGAGCCTCAGGATGACCTTTTCAAGAAGTTGGAACTTCTAACACCCTCGGAGCTGTCACAAAACCTTAGCCGTATTTATGTTTACAACATGAACAGTGCGTTCAA GCGGTGCTTTCGACGGCTGCTGAGGGTGTGCACCAAGAATGAGAACGGCGTATTCAACCCTAAAAACGTCGAATATCATTTGATAGGAAGTCTCCAAGACTTGCAAGCACATTTTCACCTTAGCCAGCTACATCTGCCAAAGGAAACAATCAGTGTCGTGACCGATACACGATATGTCTTTCAACCGATCACCCgcttgtcaaagtcaaagggTAAGATTGAAGTAATCATTAAAGTTGGCAGTCAGTTTGTGCAAGTAACAACCACGAAAAAGCAAGAGATTTTCGCGGGATTTCGATTGGGCACGACCGTGAACGACATCTTCCGGTTGGGCGAAGTTGACGAAGCACCAACATCCATACAGACTGAAGATGATTCGGCTTTTGGCTTACGAGCCGACAATGGGAAGATCGTGATGTACTTTACGAGCCCAAAGAAGTCAGATGTGCTTCAGACGATCCGGGGTGCCAAGGCGAAACATGGCAAGGATAACAGGGCTCATAAATCTGTCGAGCGCCTTATCAGGCCACAAGATGTGCCAGGCACGCTCCTGAATCTTTCACTGGCGAACCTGTCGAGTCATGATCATATCCTAAGGCTGTCTTCCTACAATCTTCTTGGGGCACTTTGCCGGGCCTTCAAATTCAGCTCTGCTTCAAGGATCGTCTGCACCAAAG ATGTTTCGGTTCCTTTAGATCCAACCCGTTTTGTAGTGGACATCAGTAAGGAGTTGGCATTGAGCGAGCCTCAGTTGACGTCAGACTTTTTGACAGAATTCTTCGTGGGCTGGGAAAGCTTCCCGGATGAACAGAAGCCTCTGAGTCTTGCCTATATGGCGCCTTGGCTTCCTGGCTTGCGGACCAACATCCTCACGAATGAGCTGGACGGGGAGAaggggagagagagagtcGCAATTCTATTTCGAAAGCTTATTGATGTGACTGTCCAGGATCATTCACTCACCTTTGCCCTGGAACAATCCGTGTGGCCAAGGATCATTCAAGACGAAATCTTGCTCGAGGTTTTCCTAGATGAGCTCCTGAAGTCAGCAATGAGCTATAGCGCGCATGACGAATCTTTGGAGATCATCGCGTCTATTGTGGTTGGTATTGGAACTGTGACTTTGCGCGGCAAGATCCTCTCAAGGCTCCGTAAAGCCCTCAACCGATCATCGCTCCGTCCCACGAAATACCTGCCAGACAACGCAGTCTGGTCTGAGATCTGTGTGTTGCTTCGGTTCTGTCTGGCACTGTCGTTCGACAACGGGGTGCAATCTCAGCTTTTCCTCCCGGAGATCTTCCATATCGTGACCATGTTGGCCAACACTGGTACTCAAGAGGTTCGATTACTTGTTTACCGGTTGCTTGTCAACACGGTCCACGCCGTATGTACGTCGTTCAGCCTGGATGATACCAGATCTAGCAAACTGCGAGCCAGTCTAGATTTTCTATGTGATCCTCGTAGCGACATTTTCACGGCGCCGCCAACCTTCCCTCGCGATGGTGCCTCGGTATCGACTTCACAAGATGCAGGTCCCGCGTTGACGGCGACCGAAAATCTCGCATCTGCTCTCTTTGAAATTTGCTCCGTCGCTGCACCAACAGTTGACCTGGCTAATACTTGGCGATCGAGGTGGATGAGCCTAGTTGCAAGTACGGCCTTCCAAAACAATCCTGCTATTCAACCACGTGCATTTGCGGTCATGGGATGCTTGGCTCGGGAAGAGGTCGATGATGATTTGCTCTACCAAGTACTTGTTGCTCTGAGGAATAGCGTCAATCGGTTTGGCGAGGACCACAACAGTGAAATGCTCGTCTCTATCGTCACTTCGCTATCGAAAATGATGGCAAAACTCCCATCAGCATCCCGCTATGGTCTGCAGCTTTTCTGGCTAGCCATGTCACTTGTGCGGTTAGTGCCTGCGACTCTGTTCAACTGTACTGCACAGTTTCTTGAGGCAGTGCTAGCGAATATAAGCACTAGCGAAGAGTTCCGAGGAGACAGCATGGCCTCATTACTTCTTCAAGGACGAGCTCCGCTGGACGAGGCTGCGTTGCCCCTGGAAGAGATGTATGGTATACACTTCGAGGAAGAAACCTTCCACCTCGCGGTCTGTGCATGTCTGGCGCGCGGACTCACTGATACCATGACACGACAAATCACCATGCgtgtcttgtcttctttcctGGAGATGATGACCGCGAATGTGGAGGGTCGGGAAAAGGCTGAGATGACCCAGACCTCAGCATATCTGTCTCTCATGACGGCCCGTGCGGTTGAGAATGACGAATTTAAAGACAGTCTGTGGTCTGCTGGTATTAACGCTGATGAACTTGGTTTTGCTGATGGGATGCGCAAATCGCCGGATCTCGAGGGAATGCCGGATAATGTGGTCTTGTTGATCACAGCAATCGAGCTTGTTGACTTCCAGTATGTGGAAGACTCCGTACAAAGGCGGAGTCTGGACTGGCTCAACAAGCTTGCCAGCGAACGCCCTATCGTAGTAGACCAATTGTGA
- a CDS encoding related to dna exoribonuclease Dhp1p encodes MGIPAAFRWLSSRYPKIISPVIEDQPLTMEDGSTIPVDTTRPNPNGEEFDNLYLDMNGIVHPCSHPEDRPAPKDEEEMMMEVFRYTDRVVNMVRPRKILMIAVDGVAPRAKMNQQRSRRFRSAQEAQEKEKDKQELIKLLKQQNGGNLTAESEETVLKKAFDSNSITPGTPFMDILALSLRYWCQYKLNTDPGWAKLKIIISDATVPGEGEHKIMNFVRSQRASPDHDPNTRHVIYGLDADLIMLGLATHEPHFRVLREDVFFQEQKARLCKLCGQKGHDAQNCHGEEKKKDGEHDEKDKGVALKPFIWLHVAVLREYLEVELSVPNLPFRFDVERAVDDWIFMCCFVGNDFLPHLPALEIREHGIDTLTKIWKDNLPIMGGYVTKDGHIDLERAQVILSGLAKQEDGIFKRRKEQEDRREANFKRRKLQNENNGRGGRQGGPAHPKKINGLENPANVLLQPITSFSGPNEQRLTHDMIVNRSGAPGANVANKSAASALKAQLQSQKSLSTTKPAEADQDSASALGKRKASTLEEGDGSTPDTSNAPTPAAPTEEGPVDDVRLWEDGYADRYYEKKFHKDPQDIEFRHEVARAYVEGLAWVLLYYFQGCPSWEWYYPYHYAPFAADFQDIDKMKISFEKGRISKPFEQLMSVLPAASRHALPEVFHDLMLNPESSIIDFYPEDFEIDLNGKKMAWQGVALLPFIEMPRLLAAVQAKYPQLSAADSARNEMGRDVLIFSEAHESLYDDVLTKFYSKKQGDSKFKLNPKKSDGLSGKVEKKEGYVPHEELKYPLERNGMPNLDYDRSVSVYYDMPSVSQTHKSMLLRGVHLPKPALTQSDIQDIRNKANRGGRNGGFGRGGHNRGGYNGPGMSRGPQQDRHQGGYGRPNGHYTPPAASHHVPPPPGAPGFGIGVPPPPPPAHYYNNQQYDNRHGGAPGYNNQYRGPPQPPRGASGYQGYGGQSYDRGRGSGGYGSGGHGSRGNYRDGRSYR; translated from the exons ATGGGTATTCCCGCGGCTTTCCGATGGCTTTCTTCTAGATATCCTAAGATTATCTCACCGGTAATTGAGGATCAGCCCCTTACCATGGAAGATGGCTCCACGATTCCTGTTGACACGACTCGCCCAAACCCGAACGGCGAAGAGTTCGATAACCTGTATCTCGACATGAATGGCATCGTTcatccttgttctcatcctGAAGATCGACCAGCTCCcaaagatgaggaggaaatgatgatggaagtgtTCAGATATACCGATCGCGTGGTGAATATGGTTCGGCCCCGAAAGATACTCATGATTGCAGTTG ATGGTGTTGCACCTCGAGCAAAGATGAACCAGCAACGGTCAAGACGATTCCGTTCCGcacaagaagcccaagagaaggagaaggacaagcAAGAACTTATCAAACTTCTGAAACAACAGAATGGTGGTAATTTGACTGCCGAAAGTGAAGAGACTGTCCTAAAAAAGGCATTCGACTCAAACTCGATCACACCTGGAACGCCTTTCATGGACATTCTCGCCCTCAGCCTGAGGTATTGGTGTCAGTACAAACTCAACACGGATCCCGGCTGGGCGAAACTCAAAATCATCATTTCTGATGCTACTGTTCCCGGGGAGGGAGAGCACAAGATCATGAATTTTGTTCGGTCCCAGCGGGCATCACCAGACCATGACCCCAACACTCGGCATGTGATATATGGTCTTGATGCCGATCTTATCATGCTTGGGCTTGCAACCCATGAACCTCATTTCCGTGTCCTCCGAGAAGACGTCTTCTTTCAGGAACAGAAGGCTCGTTTGTGTAAGCTCTGTGGCCAGAAAGGACATGATGCTCAGAATTGCCACggcgaagaaaagaagaaagatggcGAACACGACGAGAAGGACAAAGGTGTCGCCCTCAAACCTTTCATCTGGCTTCATGTCGCTGTATTGCGAGAATACCTCGAAGTTGAGCTCAGCGTCCCTAATTTGCCCTTCCGTTTCGACGTGGAACGTGCTGTTGACGATTGGATCTTCATGTGCTGTTTCGTAGGTAACGATTTCTTACCGCATCTTCCAGCCCTGGAAATTCGAGAGCATGGAATTGATACCCTAACCAAAATCTGGAAAGACAACCTGCCTATTATGGGTGGCTACGTAACCAAAGACGGACATATCGATCTTGAAAGAGCGCAGGTGATTCTGAGCGGGTTGGCCAAACAAGAAGACGGCATCTTTAAGCGGCGAAAAGAACAGGAAGACCGGCGCGAGGCCAACTTCAAGCGGAGAAAGCTGCAGAATGAGAACAACGGCCGAGGCGGACGTCAAGGTGGACCTGCTCatcccaagaagatcaatggCCTCGAAAACCCTGCCAACGTGCTACTCCAACCCATTACCTCCTTTTCTGGACCGAACGAGCAGAGATTGACGCACGACATGATTGTGAACCGCAGTGGCGCGCCAGGTGCGAACGTTGCCAACAAGAGCGCTGCGAGTGCCCTCAAAGCCCAGCTCCAGTCGCAGAAGTCACTATCAACTACGAAACCAGCGGAAGCGGATCAAGATTCTGCTTCCGCTCTTGGAAAACGAAAGGCATCAACACTTGAAGAAGGGGATGGCTCTACTCCTGATACATCCAATGCTCCAACTCCAGCAGCCCCAACAGAGGAGGGCCCCGTTGATGATGTGCGTCTCTGGGAGGATGGCTATGCTGATCGATACTACGAGAAGAAATTCCATAAAGATCCCCAAGACATTGAGTTTCGTCACGAGGTCGCACGGGCATATGTTGAGGGCCTTGCTTGGGTCTTGCTGTACTATTTCCAGGGGTGCCCCTCTTGGGAGTGGTATTACCCATATCATTATGCCCCATTTGCAGCTGACTTTCAAGACatcgacaagatgaagatttCCTTCGAGAAGGGCAGAATATCTAAGCCATTCGAGCAGTTGATGAGTGTCTTGCCGGCTGCATCACGCCATGCCCTTCCTGAGGTTTTCCACGACCTCATGCTAAACCCTGAAAGCAGCATCATTGACTTCTATCCGGAGGACTTCGAAATTGATCTCAATGGCAAGAAGATGGCTTGGCAGGGTGTTGCTTTACTTCCTTTCATTGAGATGCCTCGCCTACTAGCCGCCGTTCAAGCAAAATACCCGCAACTCAGTGCAGCGGATTCAGCACGTAACGAAATGGGCAGAGATGTTTTGATCTTCTCAGAAGCCCATGAGAGCCTGTACGATGACGTTCTAACCAAATTCTACTCCAAGAAACAAGGGGACTCTAAATTCAAGCTGAACCCGAAAAAGAGTGACGGCTTGTCGggcaaggtcgagaagaaggagggatATGTCCCGCACGAAGAATTGAAGTACCCTCTTGAGAGGAATGGTATGCCCAATCTCGACTATGATCGGTCGGTCAG CGTCTACTACGATATGCCTTCCGTTTCACAAACCCACAAGTCGATGCTGCTTCGTGGGGTTCACCTTCCGAAGCCTGCTCTCACACAAAGTGACATTCAAGATATTCGGAACAAAGCCAACCGTGGTGGCAGGAATGGCGGCTTCGGGCGAGGGGGCCACAATCGAGGTGGCTACAATGGCCCTGGTATGTCGCGCGGGCCCCAGCAAGACAGGCATCAAGGAGGATATGGTCGGCCTAATGGCCATTACACTCCGCCGGCCGCTTCTCATCATGTGCCTCCACCACCAGGAGCCCCTGGATTTGGGATCGGTGTACCACCACCGCCCCCACCAGCTCATTATTACAACAACCAGCAGTACGACAACCGCCACGGCGGTGCTCCAGGCTATAACAACCAATACAGAGGCCCACCGCAACCACCTCGCGGTGCTTCCGGCTATCAGGGCTACGGAGGACAATCCTATGATAGAGGACGAGGCTCAGGAGGATACGGCTCAGGAGGCCATGGTTCTCGAGGTAACTACCGAGATGGGCGGTCATACAGGTAG